The Lineus longissimus chromosome 2, tnLinLong1.2, whole genome shotgun sequence genome window below encodes:
- the LOC135483689 gene encoding uncharacterized protein LOC135483689, producing the protein MTNGDYCFEFSFKGKSYCINANTDDGSLGRLINDSHDHFNIKPPLGALKWAKKLDMIMGKESSHGTMDSSQKRKGW; encoded by the exons ATGACAAATGGGGATTACTGTTTTGAATTCAGTTTCAAGGGGAAAAGTTATTG catTAATGCCAACACTGACGATGGTAGCCTAGGTCGCCTGATCAACGACTCCCATGACCATTTCAACATAAAACCGCCACTAGGCGCATTGAAGTGGGCGAAGAAATTAGATATGATTATGGGGAAGGAGAGTTCCCATGGCACAATGGACAG